The Malus domestica chromosome 06, GDT2T_hap1 genome has a segment encoding these proteins:
- the LOC103437952 gene encoding uncharacterized protein: MDVRRIVVVVEDVEAARTALRWALHNVVRFGDWITLVHVFPTPRSRNRNKSRLLRLKGFQLTLSFKEICNTFPNTKVEMIVTEGDQDGKKIAALVRETGASALVLGLHDHSFLYRLAMSHSSTSIANNLNCRVLAVKQPPPSSSPLSSKRTSSTNTSGAATQALLDSSTNNMDFSQIDIGGLHVPYVPPPKVPYRICPNPYAIIWKSRKSRSRRNT, translated from the exons ATGGATGTGAGGAGAATAGTAGTAGTAGTTGAAGACGTGGAAGCAGCAAGAACTGCTCTGAGATGGGCACTCCATAACGTGGTTAGGTTTGGAGACTGGATAACTCTGGTCCATGTGTTTCCAACCCCAAGATCCAGAAACAGGAACAAATCTAGGCTTCTCCGCTTGAAAGGCTTCCAGTTGACCCTCTCATTCAAAGAAATCTGCAACACCTTCCCCAAC ACCAAGGTTGAAATGATTGTCACAGAAGGTGATCAAGATGGGAAAAAGATTGCAGCTTTGGTCAGAGAGACTGGGGCTTCCGCTCTTGTTCTTGGACTCCATGATCACAGCTTTCTCTACAG gttGGCAATGTCCCACAGCAGCACTAGTATTGCAAACAACTTGAACTGCAGAGTCCTGGCCGTCAAGCAACCACCACCTTCCTCATCCCCATTAAGTAGCAAGAGGACCAGCAGTACTAACACCAGTGGAGCTGCCACACAAGCCCTCCTCGACAGTTCAACCAACAACATGGACTTTTCACAGATTGACATTGGTGGACTACA TGTCCCCTATGTTCCTCCACCAAAAGTTCCATACAGAATCTGCCCAAACCCTTATGCGATCATCTGGAAATCAAGGAAGTCAAGGAGTAGGAGAAATACATAG
- the LOC103437954 gene encoding uncharacterized protein, with product MSKDSEKKFHLIMDKLFFAPKSAPSSASSSSGVQTSRGKKRANPSSALALVEPKSRGDRMEVSRHFSAPAVAAHAPLCRPWDRGDLMRRVATFKSMTWFAKPKVVSALNCARRGWINVDADILACESCGARLFFSTPSSWNQQQVEKAALVFSLKLDNGHKILCPWIDNACVETLAEFPPTPPPVLVDKFRERCYALLELSVLPVISSSAIEYMKSPQLEQFLGQSSMFYGNGSGDISRTEHSDNEGNADSAKLYYQAQKLISLCGWEPRLLPYVVDSGNRLNHSATNRQNPSISVHSASNDEHKNASACTNIQAEHDSVVLDCKLCGASVGLWAFSTVPRPVECFRLVGYAEVNSESHSGTHDSNAESHCDSRIDVLNAGVDGATLSKDRFANLKLTIAGGPPPTNQNFKAIISIPVIGRNLRARISYDSELRDCLSVGQEGMQSDTQMEKEENHYQENAENGGLENSEVCGPGTPDANATHLNGEMDKSDPLVMVSSKGDLLHSGTIVEHSEEHESTSVPSSFEANADLNSSRTDPEPTSNQEASEDTVQIPANGELVACSSGKDLKHVVPGSMMEFDPIRQHRYFCPWIASTGNGAPGWKQTLSALQRQEGGSPSSASIIKVDDPITSIRNLFTSPSPKRTKPTVLTTRTSEQ from the exons tTCATCTGGCGTACAAACTTCGAGAGGCAAAAAGCGAGCAAATCCCTCATCCGCATTGGCACTGGTGGAACCGAAATCGAGAGGCGATAGAATGGAGGTCTCCCGGCATTTTTCAGCTCCGGCTGTGGCGGCTCATGCTCCGCTGTGTAGGCCGTGGGACCGTGGGGATCTTATGAGGAGGGTAGCTACATTCAAGTCCATGACTTGGTTTGCCAAGCCTAAG GTGGTGAGTGCTTTAAATTGTGCCAGAAGAGGCTGGATCAATGTGGATGCAGATATATTAGCATGTGAATCATGCGGGGCACGCCTCTTCTTTTCTACTCCGTCGTCTTGGAATCAGCAGCAAG TTGAGAAGGCAGCTTTGGTGTTTAGTTTAAAGCTGGACAATGGGCATAAGATACTTTGTCCATGGATTGACAACGCATGTGTTGAAACACTGGCAGAGTTTCCACCTACGCCACCTCCAGTTTTAGTTGATAAGTTTAGAGAACGCTGCTATGCCCTTTTAGAACTCTCAGTTCTCCCGGTGATTTCTTCTTCAGCCATTGAGTACATGAAGAGTCCTCAGCTCGAGCAATTTCTTGGACAGTCTTCGATGTTTTATGGCAATGGGTCTGGAGACATTTCTAGAACAGAACATTCTGACAATGAAGGCAATGCAGATTCTGCCAAGTTATATTATCAG gCACAAAAGCTCATAAGTTTATGTGGCTGGGAACCTCGTTTACTACCTTACGTTGTTGATTCTGGGAACAGACTGAATCATTCAGCTACCAACAGACAAAATCCGAGCATCAGTGTGCACTCTGCTAGTAATGATGAACACAAAAACGCTAGTGCTTGTACCAATATACAGGCTGAACACGATTCTGTTGTTTTAGACTGCAAGCTTTGTGGAGCCAGTGTTGGATTATGGGCATTCTCTACTGTTCCACGGCCTGTGGAATGTTTCAGATTAGTTGGATATGCAGAAGTAAACTCTGAAAGTCATTCTGGAACCCATGATTCAAACGCTGAAAGTCACTGTGACAGTAGGATAGATGTTTTAAATGCTGGCGTAGATGGTGCAACATTGTCAAAGGACAGATTCGCaaatttaaaattgacaattgcAGGGGGTCCTCCACCTACAAATCAGAACTTCAAAGCAATAATTTCGATACCTGTTATTGGTCGAAATTTAAGGGCTCGGATTTCATATGATTCTGAATTGAGAGATTGTTTGTCCGTTGGCCAGGAAGGTATGCAATCTGATACCCAGATGGAGAAAGAGGAAAATCACTACCAAGAAAATGCAGAAAATGGTGGACTGGAGAATTCAGAAGTGTGTGGCCCTGGAACCCCTGATGCAAACGCCACACATTTAAATGGTGAAATGGACAAAAGTGATCCACTTGTGATGGTTTCTAGCAAGGGAGATTTGTTACATTCAGGAACCATTGTAGAGCACAGTGAAGAACACGAGTCTACTAGTGTTCCATCTAGCTTTGAAGCCAATGCAGATCTTAACAGCTCCAGAACTGATCCCGAACCCACCTCAAACCAAGAGGCTAGTGAAGACACAGTGCAGATTCCTGCAAACGGTGAACTTGTGGCCTGCAGTAGTG GGAAGGACCTAAAGCATGTAGTGCCGGGTAGCATGATGGAGTTTGATCCTATCAGGCAGCACAGATATTTCTGCCCTTGGATTGCATCAACGGGTAATGGGGCACCTGGATGGAAACAAACACTATCTGCTTTACAACGTCAGGAAGGCGGCTCTCCTTCATCTGCATCCATAATTAAG GTTGATGACCCTATCACTTCAATTAGAAATCTTTTCACGTCTCCATCTCCGAAAAGAACGAAGCCAACTGTTTTAACAACTCGAACTTCTGAACAATAG
- the LOC103437953 gene encoding single-stranded DNA-binding protein, mitochondrial: protein MASSSMATLSRTLSRSLQAKSRTLLSMRFYTTGASSSSSDSSDSDESNPLNSEAESAPGDAPPQPPPSEEPSRRNFMYDNPLENGLDAGIYKAILVGQVGQSPLQKKLRSGTTVTMFSVGTGGIRNNRRPLDNEDPVEYANRCNVQWHRVCVYPDRLSMIAMKNVVPGSILYLEGNLETKIFTDPVSGLVRRVREIAVRRNGRLVFLGKGDGAEQSPKWGLKRVGYY from the exons ATGGCTTCCTCCTCCATGGCCACGCTCTCGAGGACGCTTTCTCGCTCTCTGCAAGCAAAGTCCCGGACTTTACTCTCCATGCGCTTCTACACCACCGGCGCCTCCTCCTCCAGCAGCGACAGCTCCGACTCGGACGAGTCCAACCCCCTCAACTCGGAGGCAGAGTCAGCCCCGGGCGACGCCCCCCCACAGCCGCCTCCGTCCGAGGAACCCAGTCGGAGAAACTTCATGTATGATAACCCGCTCGAGAACGGCCTCGACGCCGGCATTTATAAG GCGATTCTGGTCGGGCAGGTGGGGCAGAGTCCGTTGCAGAAGAAGCTGAGGAGCGGGACCACCGTCACCATGTTTTCGGTTGGAACCGGCGGGATTCGAAACAACCGGCGGCCGTTGGATAATGAGGACCCGGTGGAGTATGCGAACCGCTGCAACGTCCAGTGGCACCGGGTTTGCGTTTATCCGGACCGGCTTAGCATGATTGCCATGAAGAATGTTGTGCCTGG TTCGATTCTATATTTGGAAGGTAATCTGGAGACCAAAATCTTCACTGATCCGGTTAGTGGTCTTGTTCGACGAGTTAGAGAGATTGCTGTTCGCAGAAACG GTCGGCTTGTGTTTTTGGGTAAAGGTGATGGTGCCGAGCAATCACCAAAATGGGGGCTCAAACGTGTTGGCTACTACTAA
- the LOC103437950 gene encoding uncharacterized protein: MDARRVSRTVIDPKVRQVGFFTPNAEAPPGRTQSGPVIPAPSLSESPASNSLYPVMIPPSRHLSDTVAIRTAAVPVPDSALRRKESVDLPVGSYNPSESLLGTSPVSASPSSRVGDGLEFSDESSARWYRRSGSGKMASSLPGGGFESAASKTPVEVPEKSGEAVAESQKELPANAEPLKSKTTKAERRALQEAQRAAKAAAKGEGKKPAAVTGGGTPGKTAKSAKQSVQKKDTPQVPASVAASDKKGGDRPPDKERKKDVPPPRMQFDDKSRVEKAKRRAVVNQIEAKNRVELFRHLPQFERGTQLPDLESKIFQLDPMHPAIYKVGLKYLAGEISGGNARCIAMLQAFQEAIRDYSTPPEKVLVRDLTAKVSSYVSFFTQCRPLSISMGNAVRFLKSRIAKLPLSLSESEAKSTLCSEIDHFINEKIILADKVIVRHASTKVRDGDVLLTYGSSCVVEMILLYAHDLGKKFRVVVVDSRPKLEGQALLHRLVAKGLSCTYTHVNAVSYIMHEVTRVFLGAASVLANGTVYSRVGTACVAMVAHAFCVPVLICCEAYKFHERVQLDSICSNELGDPHAIAKVPGRTDVNYLDNWANKENLQLLNLMYDATPSDYISMIVTDYGMIPPTSVPVIVREYGREHLW, encoded by the exons ATGGACGCGCGTCGCGTCTCCCGCACCGTGATCGACCCCAAGGTCCGCCAAGTCGGGTTCTTCACCCCCAACGCCGAAGCCCCACCGGGTAGGACCCAGTCCGGCCCGGTAATCCCAGCCCCTTCTCTATCCGAATCTCCGGCCAGCAACTCCCTCTATCCCGTCATGATCCCCCCGTCGCGTCACCTTTCCGACACCGTCGCGATCCGTACGGCTGCCGTGCCGGTGCCGGATTCGGCGTTGCGGCGCAAGGAATCTGTCGACTTGCCGGTGGGAAGCTATAATCCGTCGGAGTCGTTGTTAGGGACGTCGCCGGTGTCAGCCTCGCCTTCGAGTCGCGTTGGGGATGGACTCGAATTCTCCGATGAGTCCTCTGCCCGTTGGTATCGGCGGAGTGGTTCCGGAAAGATGGCTTCGAGCTTGCCCGGCGGAGGATTCGAATCCGCCGCATCGAAGACGCCTGTTGAAGTTCCTG AAAAGAGTGGAGAGGCGGTTGCGGAATCGCAGAAGGAACTTCCGGCAAATGCAGAACCTTTGAAATCCAAGACCACAAAAGCAGAAAGACGTGCCTTGCAAGAGGCTCAACGCGCTGCAAAAGCCGCCGCTAAAG GTGAGGGGAAAAAACCTGCTGCTGTAACTGGGGGTGGCACTCCTGGTAAGACTGCTAAGTCTGCAAAGCAGTCTGTGCAAAAGAAGGATACTCCTCAAGTTCCGGCTTCGGTGGCTGCTTCTGATAAAAAAGGGGGTGATCGACCGCCAGataaggaaaggaagaaagatgtTCCTCCTCCACGTATGCAGTTTGATGATAAAAGCCGAGTGGAGAAGGCAAAAAGGCGTGCGGTGGTCAATCAAATCGAAGCTAAAAACAGAGTTGAATTGTTCCGGCATTTGCCTCAGTTTGAGCGTGGAACTCAGCTTCCTGATCTTGAATCAAAAATTTTCCAACTTGATCCAATGCATCCTGCCATTTATAAG GTTGGACTGAAGTATTTAGCTGGAGAAATATCGGGTGGTAATGCTCGTTGTATTGCAATGCTTCAAGCATTTCAAGAAGCCATTAGAGACTACTCCACACCACCAGAGAAAGTTCTTGTCAGAGATTTAACTGCAAAAGTCAGTAGTTATGTCTCATTTTTCACTCAATGCAGACCACTTTCAATTAGCATGGGAAATGCAGTTAGGTTTCTTAAGAGTCGTATTGCCAAATTGCCCTTGAGTCTTTCCGAGTCTGAAGCAAAATCTACACTTTGTTCAGAAATTGACCACTTTATAAATGAGAAGATAATACTTGCTGATAAGGTGATAGTTAGGCACGCTTCTACAAAGGTTAGGGATGGAGATGTTCTTCTCACTTATGGATCATCATGTGTTGTTGAGATGATTCTGCTATATGCCCATGATCTTGGGAAAAAGTTTCGTGTTGTGGTAGTAGACTCACGTCCAAAGCTTGAAGGCCAAGCATTACTTCATAGGCTGGTTGCAAAGGGCCTGAGTTGTACCTATACTCATGTAAATGCCGTGTCTTATATCATGCATGAAGTAACACGAGTATTTTTGGGTGCCGCCTCGGTATTAGCCAATGGAACTGTATATTCGAGAGTAGGAACTGCATGTGTTGCCATGGTTGCTCATGCGTTTTGTGTTCCAGTTTTGATCTGCTGTGAAGCTTATAAATTTCATGAAAGGGTACAGCTTGATTCAATTTGTTCTAACGAACTAG GTGATCCACATGCTATTGCGAAGGTTCCTGGAAGAACGGATGTAAACTATCTAGATAATTGGGCGAATAAGGAAAATCTGCAGCTTCTGAATTTAAT GTACGATGCTACTCCATCAGATTATATATCTATGATCGTCACAGATTACGGCATG ATTCCACCCACAAGCGTGCCGGTCATTGTCCGCGAATATGGGAGAGAGCACTTGTGGTGA
- the LOC103437948 gene encoding protein CHUP1, chloroplastic-like — MELCVLKEEQSYMTQLQRNLDEKAMEIDMLNASIASLQAERKVLMEDVKQCGLVKKQLDAAKKMIAEMQRRMEYSGKNDVKGRLLVVGEQVSSFPKDEMCIRDELVEMKLKGVKNVELEVLKMKRRNKELELEKRELAVKLVCAQTRITTLSSMNESGTIAKAEEEVSKLKHTNEGLSRQVEKLQKNRFDMVEQLVYQRWLYACLRFETLIHSSPSPDTSKHDLSPSSHTSSTSLSDEITETTTIGSSSSSQSNKIKKSGFMQSIKTWGGRRRRRRRKEKEEDMDYSSALPSKRDLIRRFSTSMVPVKASMLRNGGESSTTNSSSPSSKAPSLSRVRRVSFSDSVKSTSRDHSTPKSADRTSGTMAMDSTKNYNNVHELEGEKHELEASPEVTISASPEFMKSDSNIADQVNNSTEISDTYALRCVVVAEENKVDTNVVGFIAALFFFLFILVVTRML; from the exons aTGGAATTATGTGTTCTAAAAGAAGAGCAATCATACATGACTCAATTGCAAAGGAATCTAGACGAAAAGGCGATGGAGATTGACATGCTCAACGCCTCCATTGCTTCTTTGCAGGCTGAGAGGAAGGTTCTTATGGAAGATGTGAAGCAGTGTGGTTTGGTGAAGAAGCAGCTAGACGCGGCGAAGAAAATGATAGCTGAAATGCAAAGGAGGATGGAATATTCCGGCAAGAATGACGTGAAGGGGAGGTTGTTGGTGGTGGGAGAACAagtttctagttttcccaaggATGAAATGTGTATTAGAGATGAACTAGTTGAGATGAAGCTGAAAGGTGTGAAAAATGTTGAGTTGGAAGtattgaagatgaagaggaggaacaaaGAGCTTGAGCTAGAAAAGAGGGAATTGGCAGTCAAATTGGTTTGTGCACAAACCAGAATCACTACTTTGTCTAGCATGAATGAG AGTGGAACCATTGCCAAGGCTGAAGAAGAAGTAAGCAAGTTGAAACACACCAATGAGGGCCTCTCGAGACAAGTCGAAAAACTGCAGAAAAACAGATTTGACATGGTGGAACAACTTGTGTACCAGAGGTGGCTCTACGCTTGCTTGCGATTCGAAACCCTAATCCACAGCAGCCCATCACCGGACACTTCAAAACATGATCTCAGCCCTTCATCTCACACTTCATCTACTAGTTTGAGCGATGAAATAACCGAGACAACCACCATTGGCAGCTCTTCAAGCAGCCAAAGTAATAAGATTAAGAAGTCTGGTTTCATGCAGAGTATTAAGACGtggggaggaagaagaagaagaagaagaaggaaggagaaggaggaggacaTGGATTACTCAAGTGCCCTTCCAAGCAAGAGAGACCTTATTCGGAGGTTTTCGACGTCGATGGTTCCGGTGAAGGCTTCCATGTTAAGAAACGGAGGTGAGAGCAGCACAACCAACTCTTCTTCTCCATCCTCCAAGGCGCCAAGTTTATCTAGGGTTAGGAGGGTCTCGTTCAGCGATTCAGTCAAATCAACGTCTCGTGATCATTCAactccaaagtcagctgatcggACGTCTGGAACAATGGCGATGGATTCAACCAAAAATTACAACAATGTTCATGAATTGGAGGGAGAAAAGCATGAACTTGAAGCATCACCAGAAGTAACAATTTCTGCAAGTCCCGAATTCATGAAAAGTGACAGCAATATTGCTGATCAGGTAAACAACAGTACTGAAATTTCAGACACATATGCTTTGCGTTGTGTGGTTGTTGCTGAGGAGAACAAGGTGGACACCAATGTTGTAGGTTTTATTGCTGCattatttttcttcctctttatATTAGTTGTGACTCGCATGTTATAA
- the LOC103437951 gene encoding zinc finger BED domain-containing protein DAYSLEEPER has product MDWAANSGFKTFKDVEPKSMMDMAMIPIVDPVDIGLGSSEQGNSTPSTKPRKKTMTSVYLKFFETASDGKSRRCKFCGQSYSIATATGNLGRHLSNRHPGYDKSGDVVTSPAPQSAIVARKHQPQSQSKASQLDYNHINWLLVKWLVLASLPPATLEEKWVANSYKFLNPSVQLWSSEEYRSTFYEVFQSMQEVVRLSLEQVSSKVSITLEFWTSYEEISYMSVTCHWIDESWSFQKMMLDICHIPYPCGGAEIYHSLVKVLRSYNIENRVLSCTYDNSQSAMHAYLDGQKVGPFCYIPCSAHILNLIINDGLRTTKPVIVKIREFAMGLNASAEMAEDFAEFTAAYQELCWKMPLDTSTRWSGNYQMLDIVCKASKSMDAVIRKYETLGSRMLLSSAEKNAVSHVHRYLEPFYKTTNNMCTDKLPTVGLVLFFMDHISETIAACRDSHLYPESLKNAAKEMAEKVRGYNSQVCNIIIYMTAILDPRIKGELFPESLNSDNFLDEARTHFIRNYSTTHFPSIAGGYSAQEMDEGCNVSFAEEIARKKRRANMSSATDELTQYLSEPPAPLATDVLEWWKVNSMRYPRLSLMARDFLAVQAVAVAPEELFCAKGDEIYKQRFCMPHGSTQTLLCIRSWLQSGMKMKYKSTEIDFERLMELATSAAAADNSAHGSEKKQKH; this is encoded by the exons ATGGACTGGGCTGCAAACAGCGGTTTCAAAACCTTCAAAG ATGTGGAACCCAAATCAATGATGGACATGGCGATGATTCCAATCGTCGATCCGGTGGATATCGGTTTGGGCTCCTCGGAACAGGGGAATTCTACTCCTTCAACCAAACCCAGAAAGAAGACTATGACGTCGGTTTATCTCAAGTTTTTCGAGACAGCTTCTGACGGAAAAAGTCGCCGGTGCAAGTTTTGTGGACAAAGCTATTCCATTGCAACTGCCACTG GTAATCTGGGAAGGCACCTAAGTAATCGCCATCCCGGTTATGATAAGTCGGGCGATGTTGTCACCAGTCCTGCACCACAATCCGCCATTGTAGCCCGGAAACATCAACCTCAATCCCAATCAAAAGCATCCCAATTGGATTACAACCATATAAACTGGTTGCTTGTTAAATGGCTCGTCTTAGCTTCTTTGCCTCCGGCAACATTGGAAGAGAAGTGGGTGGCAAACTCGTACAAGTTTTTAAATCCATCCGTACAACTATGGTCAAGCGAGGAGTACAGAAGTACATTTTACGAAGTTTTCCAGAGTATGCAGGAAGTAGTAAGACTTTCACTCGAACAAGTTTCTTCGAAGGTCTCTATCACACTTGAATTCTGGACTTCCTATGAGGAAATTAGTTACATGAGTGTCACATGCCACTGGATCGACGAGAGTTGGTCTTTCCAGAAGATGATGCTCGATATCTGTCACATACCTTACCCGTGTGGTGGCGCCGAGATCTATCACTCCCTGGTGAAGGTTCTTAGGTCGTACAATATTGAGAACAGAGTCCTATCATGCACCTATGATAACAGTCAGAGTGCAATGCATGCTTACCTGGATGGTCAGAAAGTCGGGCCCTTCTGTTATATCCCCTGTTCTGCTCATATTTTGAACTTGATCATAAACGATGGATTGAGAACTACAAAGCCGGTGATCGTAAAGATTCGAGAGTTTGCAATGGGGTTGAACGCGTCCGCGGAGATGGCAGAGGATTTTGCTGAATTCACAGCAGCTTACCAGGAACTTTGTTGGAAAATGCCGCTTGATACATCAACGCGGTGGAGTGGCAATTATCAGATGCTAGATATTGTGTGCAAG GCTTCGAAGTCCATGGATGCTGTTATCAGGAAGTATGAGACACTAGGCAGTAGGATGCTGCTGAGCTctgcagagaagaatgcagtcaGTCATGTGCACCGATATCTCGAACCATTCTACAAAACCACAAACAACATGTGCACAGACAAGCTTCCCACTGTCGGGCTGGTTCTTTTCTTTATGGATCACATTTCCGAGACAATTGCTGCTTGCAGAGACTCTCACCTTTACCCAGAATCGTTAAAGAATGCCGCTAAAGAAATGGCTGAAAAGGTTAGAGGTTACAATAGCCAGGTCTGCAACATAATCATATACATGACAGCGATTCTTGATCCTCGAATCAAAGGAGAGCTATTTCCCGAAAGCCTCAACTCGGATAATTTTCTTGACGAAGCAAGAACTCATTTCATCAGAAACTACTCGACCACCCATTTCCCATCCATAGCTGGTGGATACAGTGCTCAAGAAATGGATGAGGGATGCAATGTCTCGTTTGCAGAGGAAATTGCACGAAAGAAACGAAGGGCAAACATGAGCAGCGCAACGGATGAGCTCACTCAATACCTGTCGGAGCCTCCAGCTCCACTAGCAACAGATGTTCTGGAGTGGTGGAAAGTCAATAGTATGCGCTATCCACGGCTTTCTCTGATGGCTCGGGATTTCTTAGCTGTGCAGGCAGTTGCAGTGGCGCCGGAAGAACTATTTTGTGCCAAAGGTGACGAAATTTACAAGCAACGATTCTGTATGCCGCACGGCAGCACACAAACTCTCCTTTGCATAAGGTCGTGGCTTCAGAGTGGGATGAAAATGAAGTACAAATCAACTGAAATAGATTTTGAGCGGTTGATGGAATTGGCAACTagtgctgctgctgctgataATAGTGCTCATGGCTCTGAGAAGAAACAGAAACATTGA